The following coding sequences lie in one Frondihabitans peucedani genomic window:
- a CDS encoding sterol carrier family protein — MAKVRIDPAAGTSAVAEALAEGDDAPRPVKATAVRYLLQLLGDREPGATVEVRVPPFGAVQFMEGLSHTRGTPPNVVETDAATFIALADGRLAWSDALDGALVSASGSRADLSRHLPIAWR, encoded by the coding sequence ATGGCCAAGGTGCGTATCGATCCAGCCGCCGGGACCTCAGCCGTCGCCGAGGCGCTCGCCGAGGGCGACGACGCTCCGCGCCCGGTGAAGGCGACCGCCGTGCGCTACCTCCTGCAGCTCCTCGGCGACCGCGAGCCGGGCGCGACCGTCGAGGTGCGCGTGCCGCCGTTCGGGGCGGTCCAGTTCATGGAGGGCCTCAGCCACACCCGCGGCACCCCGCCGAACGTCGTCGAGACCGACGCCGCCACCTTCATCGCCCTGGCCGACGGCCGGCTCGCCTGGTCCGATGCGCTCGACGGAGCCCTCGTGTCGGCCTCGGGCAGCCGCGCCGACCTCAGTCGACACCTCCCGATCGCCTGGCGCTGA
- the purD gene encoding phosphoribosylamine--glycine ligase, producing the protein MRILVLGSGAREHAIVTALLREGAGHHIIAAPGNAGLAADVEVVHLDATNGRVVTEYALENDIELVVVGPEAPLVAGVADILRSHSIPVFGPGKRAAALEGSKTFAKRIMDEARVPTGRAVRTGTLAEATESLDEFGAPYVVKADGLAAGKGVLVTDDRAAALEHATYWLQHGSVLIEEFLEGQEVSLFLLSDGHTVLPLSPAQDFKRLLDGDGGPNTGGMGAYSPLPWLAERFGSEAEFVEEVIETIALPTVRQLAKESTPFIGLLYAGLILTEQGIRVIEFNARFGDPETQVVLPRLETPLSELLLAAANGSLASHSAPTFSQDAAVAVVLASEGYPEAPVTGRAISGLDEALAVPGVTIDHAATARGEHGLVATGGRVLSVVATGGGFAEARSRAYEALSKIELEGSHYRHDIAERVAR; encoded by the coding sequence GTGCGAATCCTCGTCCTCGGTTCCGGTGCCCGCGAGCACGCCATCGTCACAGCCCTCCTCCGCGAGGGGGCAGGGCACCACATCATCGCCGCTCCGGGCAACGCCGGTCTCGCCGCCGACGTCGAGGTCGTGCACCTCGACGCGACGAACGGCCGGGTCGTCACGGAGTACGCCCTCGAGAACGACATCGAGCTGGTCGTGGTCGGCCCGGAGGCCCCACTCGTCGCCGGGGTGGCCGACATCCTCCGCTCGCACAGCATCCCCGTGTTCGGGCCCGGCAAGCGCGCCGCCGCGCTCGAGGGCTCGAAGACCTTCGCGAAGCGGATCATGGACGAGGCCCGCGTGCCCACCGGCCGAGCCGTCCGCACCGGCACGCTGGCCGAGGCGACCGAGTCGCTCGACGAGTTCGGCGCCCCCTACGTCGTCAAGGCCGACGGGCTCGCGGCGGGCAAGGGGGTCCTCGTCACCGACGACCGCGCCGCCGCGCTCGAGCACGCCACCTACTGGCTGCAGCACGGGTCGGTCCTCATCGAGGAGTTCCTGGAGGGCCAGGAGGTCTCGCTGTTCCTCCTCTCCGACGGGCACACGGTCCTGCCGCTCTCGCCCGCTCAGGACTTCAAGCGTCTCCTCGACGGCGACGGCGGCCCGAACACGGGCGGCATGGGCGCCTACTCACCGCTCCCCTGGCTCGCCGAGCGCTTCGGCAGCGAGGCCGAGTTCGTCGAGGAGGTCATCGAGACCATCGCGCTGCCGACCGTGCGCCAGCTCGCGAAAGAGAGCACGCCGTTCATCGGCCTCCTCTACGCGGGGCTGATCCTCACTGAGCAGGGCATCCGCGTCATCGAGTTCAACGCCCGCTTCGGCGACCCCGAGACGCAGGTGGTGCTCCCCCGGCTCGAGACCCCGCTCTCCGAGCTCCTGCTCGCGGCGGCCAACGGCTCGCTCGCCTCGCACAGCGCTCCGACCTTCTCGCAGGATGCCGCCGTGGCCGTCGTCCTCGCCAGCGAGGGCTACCCCGAGGCGCCCGTCACCGGCCGCGCGATCAGCGGTCTCGACGAGGCGCTCGCGGTTCCCGGAGTCACCATCGACCACGCCGCCACCGCGCGTGGCGAGCACGGGCTCGTCGCCACCGGCGGCCGCGTCCTGAGCGTCGTCGCCACCGGCGGCGGGTTCGCCGAGGCGCGCTCCCGCGCCTACGAGGCCCTGTCGAAGATCGAGCTCGAGGGCTCGCACTACCGCCACGACATCGCCGAGCGGGTCGCGCGATGA
- a CDS encoding phosphoribosylaminoimidazolesuccinocarboxamide synthase — translation MSAAAAELPGWTHVYSGKVRDLYVPDGSTGLADAPAVLVVASDRVSAFDFVLEPGITDKGALLTLLSTWWFGELRDVPNHLLDPALSPAPVPASVADRAMLVKPLDMFPIECVVRGYLVGSGWLEYQESGTVCGVALPEGLASGDRLPEPIYTPAFKADLGDHDENITYERTVELVGEGVASRLRALSLHIYATAAATAASRGVILADTKFEFGADRSTGEITLADEVLTSDSSRYWDADVYASGNRTDSFDKQIVRDWLAANWDRQGTPPILPADIVERTAARYRELLERLTA, via the coding sequence ATGAGCGCAGCCGCGGCCGAGCTCCCCGGCTGGACCCACGTCTACTCGGGCAAGGTCCGCGACCTCTACGTGCCGGACGGCTCCACCGGCCTCGCCGACGCGCCTGCCGTGCTGGTCGTCGCGAGCGACCGCGTCAGCGCCTTCGACTTCGTCCTCGAGCCCGGCATCACCGACAAGGGCGCCCTGCTGACCCTCCTGAGCACGTGGTGGTTCGGCGAGCTCCGCGACGTGCCGAACCACCTCCTCGATCCTGCGCTGTCTCCGGCTCCGGTCCCGGCGTCGGTCGCCGATCGCGCGATGCTCGTGAAGCCGCTCGACATGTTCCCGATCGAGTGCGTCGTGCGCGGCTACCTCGTCGGCTCGGGCTGGCTGGAGTACCAGGAGTCGGGCACGGTGTGCGGCGTGGCGCTGCCCGAGGGTCTTGCGTCGGGCGACCGGCTCCCCGAGCCGATCTACACGCCGGCCTTCAAGGCCGACCTCGGCGACCACGACGAGAACATCACCTACGAGCGCACCGTGGAGCTCGTCGGCGAAGGCGTCGCCTCGCGGCTGCGGGCCCTGTCGCTGCACATCTACGCGACCGCCGCTGCGACGGCCGCCTCGCGCGGCGTGATCCTGGCCGACACGAAGTTCGAGTTCGGCGCCGACCGCTCGACGGGCGAGATCACGCTGGCCGACGAGGTCCTGACCAGCGACTCGAGCCGCTACTGGGACGCCGACGTCTACGCCTCCGGAAACCGGACCGACAGCTTCGACAAGCAGATCGTCCGCGACTGGCTCGCTGCCAACTGGGACCGACAGGGCACCCCGCCGATCCTGCCCGCCGACATCGTCGAGCGGACGGCCGCGCGGTACCGGGAGCTCCTCGAGCGCCTCACCGCCTGA
- a CDS encoding GNAT family N-acetyltransferase, producing MTNVLTSEILIQDRPWTDPEGAHLRCEQRAEIAIRYGTDDSEPGVKPTAADIAEFVVASIDGKPVGCGGLRALDGEAGDAEIKRMFVRSPNRGSGVAVAVLRALEERALERGWTRLVLETGVAQPDATRFYEREGYTRIPAFGPYRDSADSVCYGKTLVRS from the coding sequence GTGACGAACGTACTGACTTCGGAGATCCTGATCCAGGATCGACCGTGGACCGACCCCGAGGGCGCACACCTCCGTTGCGAGCAGCGGGCTGAGATCGCGATCCGCTACGGCACCGACGACTCCGAGCCGGGCGTCAAGCCGACCGCGGCCGACATCGCCGAGTTCGTGGTCGCGTCGATCGACGGCAAGCCCGTCGGCTGCGGCGGTCTCCGCGCTCTCGACGGCGAGGCCGGCGACGCGGAGATCAAGCGGATGTTCGTCCGGTCGCCCAACCGGGGCAGCGGCGTGGCCGTGGCCGTCCTGCGCGCGCTCGAGGAGCGCGCCCTCGAGCGCGGCTGGACGAGGCTCGTCCTCGAGACCGGCGTCGCCCAGCCCGACGCGACGCGCTTCTACGAGCGCGAGGGCTACACGCGGATCCCGGCCTTCGGCCCCTACCGCGACAGCGCCGACTCGGTCTGCTACGGCAAGACGCTCGTCCGCTCGTAG
- a CDS encoding GNAT family N-acetyltransferase, with translation MTDPAASATRTPYEPHFTITPEGELTLDDHEAVTAMLSRAFPDYSHWYQGARSWAGMQPELRVVARSGDVVVAHAGIRRQFVTVGETDLLVGCVGMVAVSPILQGTGLGTQLLRLVDAALDHLGVPFGALEAGEDVQPFYRKHGWEPLEGVTGHYNDFTADGASTLVSTDDGWLVRPCRSERPAWPAGDLHWNGQLV, from the coding sequence ATGACCGATCCGGCGGCTTCCGCGACCCGTACGCCCTACGAGCCGCACTTCACCATCACACCCGAGGGCGAGCTGACCCTCGACGACCACGAGGCCGTCACCGCGATGCTCTCCCGGGCCTTCCCCGACTACTCGCACTGGTATCAGGGCGCGCGGAGCTGGGCGGGCATGCAGCCCGAGCTCCGGGTCGTCGCCAGGTCGGGCGACGTGGTCGTCGCCCACGCCGGCATCCGGCGCCAGTTCGTCACCGTGGGCGAGACCGATCTGCTCGTCGGGTGCGTCGGGATGGTGGCGGTGTCGCCGATCCTGCAGGGCACCGGCCTCGGCACCCAGCTGCTGCGCCTCGTCGACGCCGCCCTCGACCACCTCGGCGTGCCGTTCGGCGCTCTCGAGGCCGGCGAGGATGTGCAGCCGTTCTACCGGAAGCACGGCTGGGAGCCGCTCGAGGGCGTGACCGGCCACTACAACGACTTCACGGCCGACGGAGCGTCGACGCTCGTCTCGACCGACGACGGCTGGCTGGTCCGGCCGTGCCGGTCAGAGCGTCCCGCCTGGCCCGCCGGCGACCTCCACTGGAACGGCCAGCTCGTCTAG
- a CDS encoding catalase has protein sequence MTEENHYTTTQAGAPVASDEHSQSVGADGPIALHDVYLVEKLAQFNREKVPERIVHAKGGGAFGTFTVTGDVSKYTRAALFQPGATTDLLARFSTVAGEQGSPDTWRDPRGFALKFYTSEGNYDLVGNNTPVFFIRDGIKFPDFIHSQKRLPGSHLRDHDMQWDFWTLSPESAHQVTWLMGDRGLPASWRQMDGFGSHTYQWISATGEKFWIKYHFKTQQGNEILTQDDADRIAGEDADFHIRDLSAAIERGDYPTWKLSVQVMPYEDAASYRFNPFDLTKVWPHSDYPLIEVGTMELNRNPENYFAQIEQATFAPSNFVPGIAASPDKMLLARIFSYADAHRYRVGTNHAQLPVNLPKTEVRDYSKDGAARYQFSSATTPVYAPNSVGGPAASPAAHGDDSGWESDGLLQRSTATLHPEDDDFGQAGTLVREVLDDDQRDRLVSNIVGHVSKVTRPDLLERVFAYWTSVDAELGARVRAAVSPEAPGSNEDPAEVGILQ, from the coding sequence ATGACCGAAGAGAATCACTACACGACCACCCAGGCGGGTGCCCCCGTCGCGAGCGACGAGCACTCGCAGAGCGTCGGGGCGGACGGCCCCATCGCGCTCCACGACGTCTACCTCGTCGAGAAGCTCGCCCAGTTCAACCGCGAGAAGGTGCCGGAGCGCATCGTCCACGCGAAGGGCGGCGGCGCGTTCGGCACGTTCACCGTGACCGGCGATGTCTCGAAGTACACCCGGGCCGCACTGTTCCAGCCCGGTGCGACGACCGACCTGCTCGCGCGCTTCTCGACCGTCGCCGGCGAGCAGGGCTCGCCCGACACCTGGCGCGACCCCCGCGGCTTCGCGCTGAAGTTCTACACGAGCGAGGGCAACTACGACCTCGTCGGCAACAACACGCCGGTGTTCTTCATCCGCGACGGCATCAAGTTCCCCGACTTCATCCACTCGCAGAAGCGCCTTCCCGGCTCGCACCTCCGCGACCACGACATGCAGTGGGACTTCTGGACCCTCTCGCCCGAGTCGGCGCACCAGGTCACCTGGCTGATGGGCGACCGCGGGCTCCCCGCCTCGTGGCGCCAGATGGACGGCTTCGGCTCGCACACCTACCAGTGGATCTCGGCCACCGGCGAGAAGTTCTGGATCAAGTACCACTTCAAGACCCAGCAGGGCAACGAGATCCTCACTCAGGACGACGCCGACCGCATCGCGGGCGAAGACGCGGACTTCCACATCCGCGACCTGTCCGCGGCCATCGAGCGGGGCGACTACCCGACCTGGAAGCTCAGCGTGCAGGTCATGCCCTACGAGGACGCCGCGTCGTACCGCTTCAACCCGTTCGACCTGACGAAGGTGTGGCCGCACAGCGACTACCCGCTCATCGAGGTCGGCACGATGGAGCTCAACCGCAACCCCGAGAACTACTTCGCGCAGATCGAGCAGGCGACCTTCGCACCGTCGAACTTCGTCCCCGGCATCGCGGCCAGCCCCGACAAGATGCTGCTCGCCCGGATCTTCAGCTACGCCGACGCGCACCGCTACCGCGTGGGCACCAACCACGCGCAGCTGCCCGTCAACCTGCCGAAGACCGAGGTCCGCGACTACTCGAAAGACGGAGCGGCCCGCTACCAGTTCTCGTCGGCGACCACCCCGGTGTACGCGCCCAACTCGGTCGGCGGCCCCGCGGCCTCGCCCGCCGCGCACGGCGACGACTCCGGCTGGGAGAGCGACGGCCTGCTGCAGCGCTCGACGGCCACGCTCCACCCGGAGGACGACGACTTCGGCCAGGCCGGGACCCTCGTGCGCGAGGTGCTCGACGACGACCAGCGCGACCGCCTCGTCAGCAACATCGTCGGCCACGTCTCGAAGGTGACCCGCCCCGACCTGCTCGAGCGCGTGTTCGCCTACTGGACGTCGGTCGACGCGGAGCTCGGTGCCCGCGTGCGCGCCGCCGTCTCGCCCGAGGCCCCCGGCTCGAACGAGGACCCGGCCGAGGTCGGCATCCTGCAGTAG
- a CDS encoding Fur family transcriptional regulator, translating to MQIDASDALRRAGLRVTAPRVAAVEALQSGSHATADEVFARVTTALPGTSLQAMYVVLAALTGAGIVRRIEPAGSPSRYELRTGDNHHHVVCSLCGAIDDVDCVVGEAPCLAPSDTSGYLVQTAEVTFWGLCPDCRAREGAADDEPVGADPALHTAP from the coding sequence ATGCAGATCGACGCGAGCGACGCCCTCCGGCGAGCCGGCCTCCGGGTCACGGCGCCTCGCGTCGCGGCCGTCGAAGCGCTGCAGTCCGGCTCGCACGCCACCGCCGACGAGGTCTTCGCCCGTGTCACGACGGCACTGCCGGGCACGTCGCTCCAGGCGATGTACGTCGTCCTGGCCGCTCTGACCGGGGCGGGCATCGTGCGCAGGATCGAGCCCGCCGGCTCCCCGTCCCGCTACGAGCTGCGCACCGGCGACAACCACCACCACGTCGTCTGCTCCCTCTGCGGAGCGATCGACGACGTCGACTGCGTCGTCGGCGAGGCGCCGTGCCTGGCGCCGTCCGACACGTCCGGCTACCTCGTGCAGACCGCCGAGGTGACCTTCTGGGGCCTCTGCCCCGACTGCCGGGCGCGCGAGGGCGCTGCCGACGACGAGCCGGTGGGCGCGGATCCTGCGCTCCACACGGCCCCCTAG
- a CDS encoding cytochrome c oxidase assembly protein: MALYLTGVSRVRRSGGRWPLRSTAAFVVLGLGSYAVISFGFLGAYSHDLRFAFTTRIALMLFVVPALVALGRPVQLARTSLADAPRAILEAFFASRLMRIVGSAIFSPLFALAAFSVFLTPLAFFLRENAVSEGLITLLVPLVGLLMILPVFDQTKQHTSIFITAEFMLAFVELILDAIPAIVIRITPHVLDHGHAVASLLPAWFPSQLRDQQLSGDLLWFIAEVADIPVLIFLFVRWTRSDRSEAKQLDDLSDEEMERLTREHLDRR, from the coding sequence CTGGCGCTCTACCTGACCGGGGTGTCGAGGGTCCGGCGGTCGGGAGGCCGCTGGCCGCTCCGCTCCACTGCGGCGTTCGTCGTGCTGGGGCTGGGCTCCTACGCGGTCATCTCGTTCGGGTTCCTCGGGGCGTACAGCCACGACCTCCGCTTCGCGTTCACGACCCGGATCGCTCTGATGCTCTTCGTCGTGCCCGCCCTGGTGGCCCTGGGGCGGCCGGTGCAGCTCGCGCGCACGTCCCTGGCGGACGCACCACGCGCGATCCTGGAGGCCTTCTTCGCCTCGCGACTCATGCGCATCGTGGGCAGCGCGATCTTCTCGCCCCTGTTCGCCCTGGCCGCGTTCTCGGTCTTCCTGACGCCTCTCGCGTTCTTCCTGCGGGAGAACGCCGTGTCGGAGGGGCTGATCACGCTGCTGGTGCCACTGGTCGGGCTGCTGATGATCCTGCCGGTCTTCGACCAGACGAAGCAGCACACGAGCATCTTCATCACGGCGGAGTTCATGCTCGCGTTCGTCGAGCTCATCCTCGACGCGATCCCCGCGATCGTGATCAGGATCACGCCCCACGTCCTCGACCACGGCCACGCCGTGGCGAGCCTGCTGCCGGCGTGGTTCCCGTCGCAGCTGCGCGACCAGCAGCTCTCGGGCGACCTGCTGTGGTTCATCGCGGAGGTCGCCGACATCCCGGTGCTGATCTTCCTGTTCGTCCGCTGGACCCGGAGCGACCGGAGCGAGGCGAAGCAGCTCGACGACCTCAGCGACGAGGAGATGGAGCGCTTGACGCGGGAGCACCTCGACCGGCGCTGA
- the purS gene encoding phosphoribosylformylglycinamidine synthase subunit PurS, with protein MPTIVVEVMPKAELLDPQGKAVTGALSRMGRTTYSEVRIGKRFELTVDEVTDEVLADVKTLADDVFSNSVIEDVVSITVLDTASTADAAVSA; from the coding sequence GTGCCCACGATCGTCGTCGAAGTCATGCCGAAGGCAGAACTGCTCGATCCCCAGGGCAAGGCCGTGACCGGCGCCCTCTCCCGCATGGGTCGCACGACCTACTCCGAGGTGCGGATCGGCAAGCGCTTCGAGCTGACGGTCGACGAGGTGACCGACGAGGTCCTCGCCGACGTGAAGACGCTCGCCGACGACGTGTTCTCGAACTCCGTGATCGAAGACGTCGTATCGATCACGGTCCTCGACACGGCCAGCACGGCCGACGCCGCGGTCTCCGCCTGA
- the purQ gene encoding phosphoribosylformylglycinamidine synthase subunit PurQ: MRIGVVTFPGSLDDRDAQRAVRLAGGEPVALWHGSHDLEGVEAIILPGGFSYGDYLRAGAIASLSPIMTEVVDAANRGVPVLGICNGFQMLAEARLIPGAHTRNAHQQFIRRDQRLRVENADTDWTNGFDAGQEITIPLKNADGRFIADDETIKRIEGEGQVAFRYVGVNPNGSFDDIAGVSNERGNVVGLMPHPEHATEPGFGPDTPAAMASGVDGLTFFTSVIERALVK, encoded by the coding sequence ATGCGCATCGGCGTCGTCACCTTCCCGGGGTCGCTCGACGACCGCGACGCTCAGCGGGCCGTCCGTCTCGCCGGCGGCGAGCCCGTCGCCCTCTGGCACGGCTCGCACGATCTCGAAGGCGTCGAGGCGATCATCCTGCCCGGCGGCTTCAGCTACGGCGATTACCTGCGGGCGGGCGCCATCGCGAGCCTCTCGCCGATCATGACCGAGGTCGTCGACGCCGCGAACAGGGGCGTCCCGGTGCTCGGCATCTGCAACGGCTTCCAGATGCTCGCCGAGGCGCGACTCATCCCGGGCGCGCACACCCGCAACGCCCACCAGCAGTTCATCCGCCGCGACCAGCGCCTCCGCGTCGAGAACGCCGACACCGACTGGACGAACGGCTTCGACGCCGGTCAAGAGATCACGATCCCGCTGAAGAACGCCGACGGCCGCTTCATCGCCGACGACGAGACCATCAAGCGCATCGAGGGCGAGGGTCAGGTCGCGTTCCGCTACGTCGGAGTCAACCCGAACGGCTCGTTCGACGACATCGCCGGCGTCTCCAACGAGCGCGGCAACGTGGTCGGCCTCATGCCGCACCCCGAGCACGCCACCGAGCCCGGCTTCGGCCCCGACACCCCGGCCGCGATGGCGTCCGGCGTCGACGGCCTGACCTTCTTCACGTCCGTCATCGAGAGGGCCCTGGTCAAGTGA
- the purL gene encoding phosphoribosylformylglycinamidine synthase subunit PurL, with translation MEAPGQRGADGHQPDTVANAAATPDREQPYAALGLKEDEYLKIREILGRRPTSGELAMYSVMWSEHCSYKSSKIYLRQFGEKVSPSMKKNLMVGMGENAGVVDVGGGWAVTFKGESHNHPSYIEPFQGAATGVGGIVRDIISMGARPVAVMDQLRFGDIDADDTRRVVDGVVSGISFYANCLGLPNIGGETVFDSVYQGNPLVNVLSVGVLRHEDLHLANARGAGNKVVLFGARTGGDGIGGASILASDTFSAGGPTKRPSVQVGDPFAEKVLIECCLELFRDELVEGIQDLGAAGISCATSELASNGDGGMFIELDRVLLRDPSLTAEEILMSESQERMMAVVHPDKLDAFLEVVTKWDVETSVLGDVTDTGRLVINWHGEEIVNVEPRTVAVDGPVYERPVAYPSWLDALQADTARGLERPETGDELRAQFLALLASPNLADKSWVTNQYDTYVLGNTALSFPDDGGMIRVDEESGLGFAIATDANGRYCQLDPAQGARLALAEAYRNVAVTGATPVAITDCLNFGSPENPEVMWQFSQTVEALSDACLEMEIPVTGGNVSFYNQTGTNPIHPTPVIGVLGVIDDVARRIPSGWQDEGDNLYLLGTTSLELDGSAWAGVVHDHLGGRPPAVDLQAERQLAALISAGGQESLIGSAHDLSDGGLGQTLAEAVLRFGVGARVWLDEIIERDGVDAATALFSESTGRVLVSVPREDDVKFRGLCEGRGYPVARIGVTDAASQSLEVQGLFTVGLDELRETHRGTLPARFGALVGE, from the coding sequence ATCGAGGCCCCCGGGCAGCGGGGCGCCGACGGTCACCAGCCCGACACCGTGGCGAACGCCGCCGCGACGCCCGACCGCGAGCAGCCCTACGCCGCGCTCGGTCTGAAAGAAGACGAGTACCTGAAGATCCGCGAGATCCTCGGCCGCCGCCCCACCAGCGGCGAGCTCGCCATGTACTCCGTCATGTGGAGCGAGCACTGCTCCTACAAGTCGAGCAAGATCTACCTCCGCCAGTTCGGCGAGAAGGTCTCCCCCTCGATGAAGAAGAACCTCATGGTGGGCATGGGCGAGAACGCCGGCGTGGTCGACGTCGGCGGCGGCTGGGCCGTCACATTCAAGGGCGAGAGCCACAACCACCCGAGCTACATCGAGCCGTTCCAGGGCGCCGCGACGGGTGTCGGCGGCATCGTCCGCGACATCATCTCGATGGGCGCCCGCCCGGTCGCCGTCATGGACCAGCTGCGCTTCGGCGACATCGACGCCGACGACACCCGCCGCGTCGTCGACGGCGTCGTCTCCGGCATCAGCTTCTACGCCAACTGCCTGGGCCTGCCCAACATCGGCGGCGAGACCGTGTTCGACAGCGTCTACCAGGGCAACCCGCTCGTCAACGTCCTGAGCGTCGGCGTCCTGCGCCACGAAGACCTCCACCTCGCGAACGCGCGCGGTGCGGGCAACAAGGTCGTGCTCTTCGGGGCGCGCACGGGCGGCGACGGGATCGGCGGGGCGTCGATCCTGGCCTCCGACACGTTCTCGGCCGGCGGCCCCACCAAGCGGCCGAGCGTGCAGGTCGGCGACCCGTTCGCCGAGAAGGTGCTCATCGAGTGCTGCCTCGAGCTGTTCCGCGACGAGCTCGTCGAGGGCATCCAAGACCTCGGGGCGGCCGGCATCAGCTGCGCCACCAGCGAGCTCGCGAGCAACGGCGACGGCGGCATGTTCATCGAGCTCGACCGGGTGCTGCTGCGCGACCCGTCGCTGACCGCCGAAGAGATCCTGATGAGCGAGTCGCAGGAGCGCATGATGGCGGTCGTGCATCCCGACAAGCTCGACGCGTTCCTGGAGGTCGTCACGAAGTGGGACGTCGAGACGAGCGTGCTGGGCGATGTCACCGACACCGGCCGCCTCGTCATCAACTGGCACGGCGAGGAGATCGTCAACGTCGAGCCGCGCACGGTCGCCGTCGACGGCCCGGTCTACGAGCGCCCGGTCGCCTACCCGTCCTGGCTCGACGCGCTCCAAGCAGACACGGCCCGCGGCCTCGAGCGCCCCGAGACGGGCGACGAGCTGCGCGCGCAGTTCCTGGCGCTCCTCGCGTCGCCCAACCTCGCCGACAAGAGCTGGGTGACCAACCAGTACGACACCTACGTCCTCGGCAACACGGCGCTGTCGTTCCCCGATGACGGCGGCATGATCCGCGTCGACGAGGAGAGCGGCCTCGGCTTCGCGATCGCCACCGACGCGAACGGACGCTACTGCCAGCTCGATCCTGCGCAGGGTGCCCGCCTCGCCCTCGCCGAGGCGTACCGGAACGTCGCCGTCACCGGTGCCACCCCGGTCGCCATCACCGACTGCCTCAACTTCGGCTCCCCCGAGAACCCCGAGGTCATGTGGCAGTTCTCGCAGACCGTCGAGGCGCTCTCCGACGCGTGCCTCGAGATGGAGATCCCCGTCACCGGCGGCAACGTCTCGTTCTACAACCAGACCGGCACGAACCCGATCCACCCGACGCCCGTCATCGGCGTGCTCGGCGTGATCGACGACGTGGCGCGCAGGATCCCCTCCGGCTGGCAGGACGAGGGCGACAACCTCTACCTGCTCGGCACGACCAGCCTCGAGCTCGACGGCTCGGCCTGGGCCGGCGTCGTCCACGACCACCTCGGCGGCCGTCCGCCCGCCGTCGACCTGCAGGCGGAGCGCCAGCTGGCCGCGCTGATCTCGGCCGGCGGGCAGGAGTCCCTCATCGGCTCGGCGCACGACCTCAGCGACGGCGGCCTCGGGCAGACCCTCGCCGAGGCGGTCCTGCGCTTCGGTGTCGGCGCCCGCGTCTGGCTCGACGAGATCATTGAGCGCGACGGCGTCGACGCCGCGACCGCCCTGTTCAGCGAGTCGACCGGCCGTGTGCTGGTCTCGGTGCCCCGCGAAGACGACGTGAAGTTCCGTGGCCTGTGCGAGGGCCGGGGCTACCCGGTCGCGCGCATCGGCGTCACCGACGCGGCGTCGCAGTCGCTCGAGGTGCAGGGGCTGTTCACGGTCGGGCTCGACGAGCTCCGCGAGACGCACCGCGGCACGCTGCCCGCACGGTTCGGGGCGCTCGTCGGCGAGTAG